A window from Engraulis encrasicolus isolate BLACKSEA-1 chromosome 13, IST_EnEncr_1.0, whole genome shotgun sequence encodes these proteins:
- the LOC134461285 gene encoding gamma-crystallin M2-like — MHGKIVFYEDRNFQGRSWECMGDCADMSSHLSRCHSFRVHSGCWMMYDQPNYMGMQYFMRRGEYPDYMSMWGWQNCIRSWRHIPMHRGNYRMRIYERDNFGGQMHEMMDDCDSIMDRYRMNHCQSCHVMDGHWLMYEQPHYRGRQYYFPPGEYRNWRNYGHPDMRFMSMRRITDSMY; from the exons ATGCACGGCAAG ATCGTGTTCTACGAGGACAGAAACTTCCAGGGTCGCTCCTGGGAGTGCATGGGAGACTGTGCTGACATGTCCTCCCACCTGAGCCGCTGCCACTCCTTCAGGGTGCACAGTGGCTGCTGGATGATGTACGACCAGCCCAACTACATGGGCATGCAGTACTTCATGAGGAGGGGCGAGTACCCCGACTACATGAGCATGTGGGGTTGGCAGAACTGCATCAGATCTTGGCGTCATATCCCCATG CACAGAGGAAACTACAGAATGAGGATCTACGAGAGGGACAACTTTGGTGGTCAGATGCACGAGATGATGGATGACTGTGACTCTATCATGGACCGCTACCGTATGAACCACTGCCAGTCTTGCCACGTGATGGATGGCCACTGGCTCATGTATGAGCAGCCCCACTACAGAGGAAGACAGTATTACTTCCCTCCTGGAGAGTACAGAAACTGGAGGAACTACGGACACCCTGACATGAGATTCATGAGCATGAGGCGTATCACGGACTCTATGTACTAA
- the LOC134461288 gene encoding gamma-crystallin M2-like: MFQITFYEDRNFGGRSWECSGDCGDFSSYLSRCHSCRVDSGCWMMYDRPNYMGNQYFMRRGEYPDYMSMWGWNNCIRSCRMIPMYRGTYRMRIYEGEHFGGMMHDMMDDCHSIMDRYRMSDCMSCHVMDGHWLMYEQPHYEGRMWYFGPGEYRSFRHMGFRCMSMRRIMHSWF, from the exons ATGTTTCAGATCACCTTCTACGAGGACAGAAACTTTGGGGGGCGGTCCTGGGAGTGCAGCGGAGACTGTGGCGATTTCTCTTCCTACCTCAGCCGCTGTCACTCCTGTAGGGTGGACAGTGGCTGTTGGATGATGTATGACCGCCCCAACTACATGGGAAACCAGTACTTTATGAGGAGGGGAGAATACCCTGACTACATGAGCATGTGGGGATGGAATAACTGCATCAGATCTTGCCGCATGATCCCCATG TACAGAGGGACCTACAGAATGAGGATCTACGAGGGTGAGCATTTCGGAGGAATGATGCATGATATGATGGATGACTGTCACTCCATCATGGATCGCTACCGTATGTCCGACTGCATGTCCTGCCATGTGATGGATGGCCACTGGCTCATGTACGAGCAGCCCCATTACGAAGGAAGGATGTGGTACTTCGGGCCTGGAGAATACAGAAGCTTCAGACACATGGGATTCAGATGCATGAGCATGAGACGCATCATGCATTCCTGGTTTTAG